One segment of Echeneis naucrates chromosome 15, fEcheNa1.1, whole genome shotgun sequence DNA contains the following:
- the LOC115055651 gene encoding uncharacterized protein LOC115055651 produces the protein MTERTDSGVLQRTHSGTGTGPAVVKVESGVTSASVLTPPQISELHFLRLRVRELEREKAELSAENQRLKDRLVHEIPGLLSTMWQTLGQINGHHSNSMAAGGSDSYMPYHHHAATNQDGDLSPQVQIQQFQEDLNRDLSESWDPLGADDDEVTVGEDLSFGSHMGEVAPLCSQTDMEELRRSCSESQCTAGDASGQVSQVEVYPGSGVLCDVRSWQAASQAQSPTAMARMLLLGVFDMNTLMNSNLRGGRSRRPAFHPQRSALDPHKINAIFNAILARFPLAKKGVIGSGINSKLSEIRFHSRRANRDPRFL, from the exons GTGGTGAAGGTAGAGTCAGGTGTGACAAGTGCGTCAGTTCTGACACCACCACAGATCTCTGAGCTGCACTTCCTGCGCTTAAGGGTTcgagagctggagagagagaaagcagaacTGTCAGCTGAGAACCAGAGACTGAAGGACAGGCTGGTCCACG AGATCCCTGGGCTCCTGTCCACCATGTGGCAGACATTGGGCCAGATCAACGGTCACCACTCTAACTCCATGGCAGCAGGGGGGAGCGACAGTTATATGCCTTATCACCACCATGCAGCAACAAATCAGGATGGTGACCTCAGCCCTCAGGTGCAGATCCAGCAGTTCCAGGAGGATCTGAACAGGGACCTGTCAGAGTCCTGGGACCCACTGGGCGCTGATGATGACGAGGTAACTGTAGGTGAAGACCTGAGCTTTGGGAGCCACATGGGGGAGGTGGCACCACTCTGCAGCCAGACGGACATGgaagagctgaggaggagctgctCTGAGAGTCAGTGTACTGCTGGAGACGCAAGTGGACAG GTGAGCCAAGTCGAGGTGTATCCAGGCTCTGGTGTACTCTGTGACGTGCGCTCATGGCAGGCAGCCAGTCAGGCGCAGTCTCCCACAGCAATGGCTCGGATGCTGCTACTGGGCGTGTTTGATATGAATACACTGATGAACAGCAACCTGAGGGGTGGGCGGAGCCGCCGTCCTGCCTTCCACCCACAACGCAGTGCGCTTGACCCACACAAGATCAACGCCATCTTCA acGCCATCTTGGCCCGTTTTCCTCTCGCCAAGAAGGGGGTGATTGGCTCTGGCATCAACTCCAAACTCTCTGAGATACGTTTTCACTCTCGCAGAGCCAATCGGGATCCCCGGTTCCTCTGA